Proteins encoded by one window of Cyclobacteriaceae bacterium:
- a CDS encoding gliding motility-associated C-terminal domain-containing protein gives MRYLLLPGFFLISFFIHAQISSTFNANALGWTTPNDADGTIGYSGTGGNPGGFVFGSPFIINLGAGSLYVPFNFVAPTTYLGNRSTYYNGTLQYDVQQSTTGAPNQYAEVTIANNLGVVLYYFPPTSNQPPAAPSWATYRVVLNNSLGYWKTTNSPAGAAATEIQIQNILGDLATLEIRGLYRDANVTGRLDNVSMTPPIIINTQPTNATVCSGAITTLTTAASGNPTITYQWEIESSPSVWTNVTNTGGYSGATTATLTINTTGNFGAGNYRCRVSGINVVDAITNSATLTVNFTAAPTTTGASRCGTGTVTLSAAGGAAGQYRWYTVPTGGTALAGQTNNTYTTPSLSTTTTYHVAINNGTCESLRTAVTATINTIPAAPTTTSAARCGTGTVTLSAAGGAAGQYRWYTVPTGGTAIAGQTNNTYTTPSLSTTTTYHVAINNGTCESARTAVTATINTLPTAPTATGASRCGTGTVTLSAAGGAAGQYRWYTVPTGGTALAGQTNSTYTTPSISTTTTYHVAINDGTCESTRTAVTATINTLPAAPTTTSASRCGTGTVTLSAAGGAAGQYRWYTVPTGGTALAGQTNNTYTTPSLSTTTTYHVAINNGTCESTRTAVTATINTIPAAPTTTAAARCGTGTVTLTAAGGVAGQYRWYTVPTGGTAIAGQTNSTYTTPSISTTTTYHVAINNGTCESARTPVVATINTLPTAPTTTGAESCLPGSVTLSASGGTNGQYRWYTVASGGTALTGEVNSTLLTPVLSVTTTYYVAINNGTCESTRTPVTATIATPGCDNEPPVIAPVTSVTPIGGIITINLVDLISDTNDNVDFSTLTIIGQPTSGATATIDGNFNLIINYQGISFTGTENITIEVCDIFAACTQQVLSLEVVGDIDIFTAISPNGDERNDIFLIEHIEKFDDTRENRVSIYNRWGDLVWDGRNYDNASVLFIGKSNNGSDLPAGTYFYKIEFLGGRPTQVGYLSLKR, from the coding sequence ATGCGATACCTTCTGCTGCCTGGCTTTTTTCTTATTAGTTTTTTCATCCATGCTCAAATCAGCAGCACGTTCAATGCAAATGCTCTAGGCTGGACTACACCAAACGATGCTGACGGGACAATTGGCTATAGCGGAACCGGGGGTAATCCTGGAGGTTTTGTATTCGGTTCTCCCTTTATTATTAATCTGGGTGCAGGAAGCTTATATGTTCCCTTTAATTTTGTAGCCCCTACCACGTATCTGGGAAACCGAAGTACCTATTACAACGGAACATTACAGTACGATGTTCAGCAAAGCACTACAGGTGCACCGAATCAATATGCGGAGGTAACTATAGCTAACAATCTGGGTGTAGTCTTGTATTATTTTCCACCAACCTCCAACCAACCCCCCGCAGCCCCTTCGTGGGCAACTTATAGAGTTGTGCTGAACAATTCTTTAGGCTATTGGAAAACAACCAATAGTCCGGCTGGTGCAGCTGCCACTGAAATACAGATTCAAAATATTCTTGGCGATTTAGCCACACTTGAAATCCGAGGATTGTATCGGGATGCTAACGTAACGGGTCGGCTAGATAATGTAAGTATGACACCTCCAATCATTATCAATACACAACCCACCAATGCAACAGTTTGCAGTGGTGCCATCACAACCCTTACAACGGCTGCATCCGGCAATCCAACCATCACGTATCAATGGGAGATTGAAAGCAGCCCCTCGGTTTGGACAAATGTTACAAACACTGGTGGATATAGCGGAGCTACCACAGCAACCCTCACCATTAACACTACCGGAAATTTTGGTGCTGGCAATTACCGGTGTCGTGTTTCAGGAATAAACGTAGTTGATGCGATAACTAATTCAGCAACACTAACAGTTAACTTCACCGCAGCACCAACTACTACAGGTGCATCCCGTTGCGGAACGGGAACCGTAACCCTATCAGCTGCAGGAGGTGCGGCCGGACAATATCGCTGGTATACTGTACCAACAGGCGGAACAGCCTTAGCCGGACAAACCAACAATACATACACAACCCCGTCTCTTAGTACCACAACAACCTATCACGTTGCCATCAACAACGGAACTTGCGAAAGTTTGCGTACGGCAGTTACGGCCACCATTAACACTATTCCTGCCGCGCCTACAACTACAAGTGCGGCACGATGTGGTACTGGAACCGTTACGCTTAGTGCAGCAGGTGGTGCAGCCGGGCAATACCGGTGGTATACGGTGCCAACGGGTGGAACGGCCATAGCAGGGCAAACAAACAACACCTATACCACTCCTTCATTAAGCACAACTACTACTTATCATGTCGCGATTAACAATGGAACATGCGAAAGTGCGCGAACTGCCGTTACCGCAACAATTAACACACTGCCCACAGCGCCTACAGCAACAGGCGCATCAAGATGCGGAACAGGTACCGTAACACTTTCAGCAGCCGGAGGTGCAGCCGGACAATACCGATGGTATACGGTGCCAACCGGGGGAACGGCCCTTGCCGGTCAAACAAACAGCACTTATACCACTCCTTCAATAAGCACAACAACCACCTACCATGTTGCAATAAACGATGGCACTTGTGAAAGTACACGTACTGCTGTAACGGCTACCATCAACACTCTTCCAGCCGCGCCTACTACCACAAGTGCATCCCGTTGCGGAACAGGAACCGTAACACTTTCAGCAGCCGGAGGTGCGGCCGGACAATATCGCTGGTATACTGTACCAACAGGCGGAACAGCCTTAGCAGGACAAACCAACAATACATACACAACCCCGTCTCTTAGTACCACAACAACCTATCACGTTGCCATCAACAACGGAACTTGTGAAAGTACACGTACCGCTGTAACGGCAACCATTAACACAATACCAGCAGCACCAACAACTACTGCAGCTGCGCGATGCGGAACGGGAACCGTTACACTCACCGCAGCTGGTGGTGTAGCAGGGCAATATCGCTGGTACACCGTGCCAACGGGTGGAACAGCCATTGCCGGGCAAACAAACAGCACCTACACAACCCCTTCCATTAGCACAACTACAACTTACCATGTCGCGATTAACAACGGGACATGCGAGAGTGCGCGCACACCAGTAGTTGCAACAATCAACACATTACCAACTGCACCCACGACAACAGGTGCTGAGTCTTGCTTACCCGGAAGTGTAACCTTAAGCGCATCGGGTGGAACAAACGGGCAGTATAGATGGTACACCGTGGCATCGGGCGGAACAGCTTTGACAGGAGAAGTAAACAGCACGCTCCTTACTCCTGTTTTATCAGTAACCACCACCTATTATGTTGCCATTAATAATGGAACCTGCGAAAGCACACGCACGCCCGTAACGGCCACCATTGCAACACCCGGTTGCGACAACGAGCCTCCTGTAATCGCACCGGTAACATCAGTGACGCCCATTGGTGGAATCATTACCATAAACCTGGTTGACCTGATCAGTGATACCAACGATAATGTTGACTTCTCTACCCTCACCATTATCGGTCAACCTACAAGCGGAGCAACAGCAACCATCGATGGTAACTTCAACCTGATCATCAATTACCAAGGCATTTCGTTTACCGGAACGGAGAACATTACCATCGAAGTGTGTGACATCTTTGCCGCCTGCACCCAACAAGTTCTTTCATTGGAAGTGGTGGGTGATATTGACATTTTCACGGCCATTTCACCAAACGGTGATGAGCGAAATGATATTTTTCTGATAGAGCACATTGAAAAATTTGACGACACACGCGAAAACCGGGTAAGCATTTACAATCGTTGGGGGGATTTGGTTTGGGATGGCCGCAATTACGATAACGCTTCTGTTCTATTCATTGGTAAGTCCAACAATGGATCCGATCTGCCTGCAGGCACCTACTTTTATAAAATTGAATTTTTGGGCGGGCGGCCCACACAAGTCGGCTACTTGTCGTTAAAACGATAG
- a CDS encoding ATP-binding protein codes for MKIVIRNIAQFAILLVILIGLSYLSFQLSTVTNSLLLYLPLVLGIVFIHWFGLKVVPVLLINGITTLMIYGVTKFPPFMIMISTHEAVVAVTSWLLYQKLFPQKHSERLGNTESFLRFLFLGIVIPVCVNSIYVYHYGFVKGDMDKVGLYWLSDFITILPLSIALLYFIDFKTATQSFQFKPLQISRRAFIELLGISGVFIALSILFPFDKYWFIYGIGATLFALRWGFSVAIVLNVIIFMLSYLLPLFDFASSLLITQGSTQFISVHLGMSTMMFVSLLVGRVVTDLSTAEQNLKTEKARVEKINDNLQQANQELDHFVYSVSHDLSAPLKSIKGLVTVSRMDPTNGSLYLEKIEKSVERLENFIDEVLEYSRTSRKNLVYESIQIKELVDQINAKFEFLENYANIHFSYDLQVPVITSDRFLLRVALGNLLSNAIKYQKKFSDQEPQIILKSYQDASSLILEVIDNGEGIRDEFKTKLFNMFYRGTASSTGSGLGLYIAKEAVQKLGGTISVESVYGEGSTFRIKLPAGQL; via the coding sequence TTGAAGATCGTTATCCGAAACATTGCGCAGTTTGCCATTCTGTTAGTCATACTAATCGGGCTTTCATACCTTTCTTTTCAGCTTAGCACCGTTACCAACTCACTCCTGCTCTATCTACCCCTGGTGTTAGGGATTGTGTTTATTCATTGGTTTGGCTTAAAAGTTGTACCTGTATTGCTCATTAATGGCATTACAACGCTTATGATTTATGGTGTAACCAAGTTTCCACCATTCATGATCATGATATCCACACACGAAGCCGTTGTTGCCGTAACATCATGGTTGCTCTATCAAAAATTATTTCCTCAAAAACACAGCGAACGATTGGGCAATACAGAATCATTTCTAAGGTTTCTGTTTCTGGGAATTGTGATACCCGTTTGTGTTAACTCAATCTATGTCTATCACTACGGTTTTGTTAAGGGTGATATGGACAAGGTAGGGCTGTATTGGCTATCCGACTTCATTACTATTCTTCCGCTCTCCATTGCTTTGCTGTATTTTATTGATTTTAAAACGGCCACGCAGTCGTTTCAATTCAAACCGCTTCAGATCAGTCGCAGGGCGTTCATTGAACTATTGGGCATAAGTGGTGTATTCATTGCTCTATCCATTTTATTTCCCTTCGATAAGTACTGGTTTATCTATGGTATTGGCGCTACCCTTTTTGCGCTGCGTTGGGGGTTCTCTGTGGCCATTGTGCTCAACGTGATCATTTTCATGCTCAGCTATTTGCTGCCACTCTTTGATTTTGCATCTTCCTTGCTCATTACACAAGGCTCTACGCAATTTATAAGCGTTCACCTGGGCATGAGTACCATGATGTTTGTATCATTGTTGGTGGGCCGGGTAGTTACTGACCTCAGCACCGCTGAACAAAATCTGAAAACCGAAAAAGCACGGGTTGAAAAAATTAACGATAACCTGCAACAGGCTAATCAGGAACTAGACCATTTTGTTTACAGTGTCTCGCATGACTTGAGTGCGCCATTAAAATCCATAAAAGGGTTGGTAACCGTAAGCCGAATGGACCCAACTAATGGATCATTGTATCTTGAAAAAATTGAAAAGAGTGTTGAGCGACTTGAAAATTTCATTGACGAGGTACTGGAGTATTCGCGCACCAGCAGAAAAAACCTGGTCTATGAAAGTATACAAATAAAAGAGTTGGTTGATCAGATCAATGCCAAGTTTGAATTTTTGGAAAATTATGCCAACATACATTTTTCCTATGATCTACAGGTACCTGTCATCACAAGTGATCGGTTTCTGCTCCGCGTTGCTTTAGGCAATTTGCTTTCCAATGCCATTAAATATCAAAAGAAATTCTCCGATCAAGAACCCCAGATTATTTTAAAGTCCTATCAGGATGCTTCCAGCCTGATACTGGAAGTTATCGATAACGGAGAAGGAATCCGTGATGAATTCAAAACCAAACTTTTCAACATGTTTTACCGGGGTACGGCCAGTTCTACCGGATCAGGACTTGGGCTTTACATTGCCAAAGAAGCCGTTCAAAAACTAGGAGGAACCATCTCTGTTGAATCCGTTTACGGTGAAGGTTCAACTTTCCGGATTAAACTGCCCGCAGGCCAGCTTTAG
- a CDS encoding DUF2306 domain-containing protein yields the protein MAIKLTANILLWTLIILLSAYFLLDNVIAYFYGYRSPIFGDKIFDNQLWVVMHMVGGTFTLLLGPTQFWSFIRNRFMKFHRMAGKIYMLGIVLIGISAGRLSLISPCVPCRISLFLLTVFAVVSTFFAWKAIKAGNIKTHRQMMVRSYICVLAFVLVRVNDVFSLDFLFGKIGDPTFARVVQEYFWSFVPLILAEIWMTWIPAVYGRKN from the coding sequence ATGGCAATAAAATTAACAGCAAATATTCTTTTATGGACTTTGATCATTCTTCTGTCAGCCTATTTCTTACTTGATAACGTTATTGCTTACTTCTATGGGTACAGAAGTCCAATATTTGGCGACAAGATTTTCGACAACCAGTTATGGGTGGTTATGCACATGGTTGGAGGGACCTTTACATTGTTATTGGGACCGACACAGTTCTGGTCTTTTATCCGAAACCGGTTTATGAAATTCCATCGCATGGCAGGAAAAATATATATGCTCGGCATCGTACTGATTGGTATTTCAGCCGGAAGACTTTCATTGATCAGTCCTTGCGTGCCCTGCCGGATATCACTATTCCTATTAACCGTGTTTGCAGTTGTCTCAACTTTCTTTGCATGGAAAGCCATTAAAGCAGGGAACATCAAGACCCATCGGCAAATGATGGTGCGCTCCTACATTTGCGTGCTTGCTTTTGTATTGGTAAGAGTAAATGATGTATTTTCTCTGGATTTTCTATTTGGAAAAATAGGCGATCCGACTTTTGCACGCGTAGTGCAAGAATACTTCTGGTCGTTTGTTCCGCTTATTCTTGCTGAAATATGGATGACCTGGATACCTGCCGTTTATGGTCGTAAAAATTAA
- a CDS encoding agmatine deiminase family protein, giving the protein MKNYIASLFLIINIVVFSCKEQTQTDPAAFYMPGEFEPHEAVWLGWEEYDTTIHEVVFDIIKGLDEKVPVKIAIDSDSLKRAAQSRLSLAGIDTTTIQFFVTPGDRYWIRDHGTAFLVNQNGELAAADFGWNLYGYYAWWKLREPERVDSINYWEKEELTGKTSKVDSLMGVLTGARHIKSNLIIEGGSLESNGKGVLIQCESVTLQRNPGWTKEEIEAEYKRVMNVKKVIWLKQGLADDEHIWHLHNGKYVTMGTGGHTDEFVRFANSNTILLAWIDEAEKDLHPLNQLTYSRMQENLKILEASTDQDEKPFRIIKVPLPSPIEQPAVVAEKSSPMEFWKLTPKAFLPAERPAVGDTLIRVAASSYLNFLVSNGVIINASYTQHGTPTEREEKVKAILKEVFPDREQVWINALPLNWNGGGIHCSTQQEPQLKK; this is encoded by the coding sequence ATGAAAAACTACATAGCTTCTCTCTTTTTAATAATAAACATAGTTGTGTTTTCATGCAAAGAGCAAACTCAAACCGACCCTGCCGCTTTTTATATGCCCGGTGAATTTGAACCGCATGAGGCTGTATGGCTAGGCTGGGAAGAATATGACACCACCATACATGAAGTTGTGTTTGATATTATTAAAGGACTAGACGAAAAAGTGCCGGTGAAGATTGCCATTGATTCTGACAGTCTTAAACGTGCTGCTCAAAGTCGGCTCTCATTGGCAGGAATCGACACAACCACCATTCAGTTTTTTGTTACTCCCGGAGATCGCTATTGGATTCGCGACCACGGCACGGCATTTTTAGTAAACCAGAACGGTGAATTGGCAGCAGCCGATTTTGGCTGGAATCTGTACGGGTATTACGCCTGGTGGAAACTACGTGAACCTGAACGAGTCGATAGCATCAACTATTGGGAAAAGGAAGAACTGACTGGAAAAACCAGCAAGGTGGATAGCCTGATGGGTGTACTTACCGGAGCACGCCACATAAAATCAAATCTTATTATAGAAGGCGGATCACTTGAGTCGAATGGGAAAGGTGTACTGATTCAATGCGAATCGGTTACACTTCAGCGCAATCCGGGCTGGACGAAAGAAGAAATCGAAGCGGAATACAAGCGCGTGATGAATGTAAAGAAGGTGATCTGGCTCAAGCAAGGCCTGGCAGATGATGAGCACATCTGGCATTTGCACAACGGCAAGTACGTTACTATGGGCACCGGTGGCCACACCGATGAGTTTGTTCGGTTCGCCAATTCAAATACCATTCTATTGGCCTGGATTGATGAAGCAGAAAAAGATCTCCATCCGCTTAACCAACTCACCTACTCTCGCATGCAGGAAAATTTAAAAATTCTGGAAGCCTCAACCGATCAGGATGAAAAACCCTTTCGCATTATTAAAGTTCCTTTACCCAGCCCCATTGAACAACCAGCAGTGGTGGCTGAGAAATCTTCGCCCATGGAATTCTGGAAATTAACACCAAAAGCTTTTCTGCCAGCAGAGCGTCCGGCTGTTGGTGATACATTAATTCGTGTTGCGGCATCCTCTTACCTGAATTTTTTGGTCAGCAATGGAGTAATTATCAACGCCAGCTACACCCAACATGGAACACCTACTGAACGCGAGGAAAAGGTTAAAGCCATTCTTAAAGAAGTATTTCCTGACCGGGAACAGGTTTGGATCAACGCATTACCCTTAAACTGGAACGGAGGCGGAATACATTGCAGCACACAGCAAGAACCTCAACTAAAAAAGTAG
- a CDS encoding alpha/beta hydrolase-fold protein — MRKVLGTLLLLTLTLVAYSQGTITTVQFLAPSIQNNKGGEEANRRLSIYLPPGYETSNQRYPVIYFLHGFAVDDKDMMEWIGFKNLMDSAIHAGTLRPSILVLPNSMTKYFGSFYTNSSVAGNWADFIGKDVVEYMDKHYRTIANRNSRGLAGHSMGGNGALKIAMLFADKFSAVYAMSPGALHFSEEFRLAHPAFKRVTQQTNMDSLRNAVPYYDFEKFPFFEMLYASLCRMYSPNVNEPLLQADQPIKYVDGKMEVNTSVLKKWETNFPINMIDDHIAELKTLSALKIDWGRNEEFKHIPRTNLEFSKKLEALGIKHYAEEYIGDHVNMLDGFNGRIFTELLPFFNAYLNFKQHQTANNK; from the coding sequence ATGAGAAAAGTATTAGGCACTCTTTTGCTTTTAACGCTTACTTTGGTTGCTTATAGTCAGGGCACAATTACCACTGTACAATTTCTGGCTCCTTCTATTCAAAACAACAAAGGCGGTGAAGAGGCCAACCGAAGGCTCTCTATATACCTACCTCCAGGTTACGAAACTTCTAACCAACGCTATCCTGTAATCTACTTCTTACATGGCTTTGCTGTTGATGATAAAGATATGATGGAGTGGATCGGATTTAAAAACCTGATGGATTCTGCCATACATGCGGGAACTCTTCGGCCTTCGATTCTTGTGCTGCCCAACAGCATGACAAAATACTTTGGCAGCTTTTATACCAACTCATCTGTTGCTGGAAACTGGGCTGATTTTATTGGGAAAGATGTGGTGGAATATATGGATAAACATTACCGAACAATTGCCAATCGTAACAGCAGGGGGTTAGCCGGACATTCTATGGGAGGCAATGGAGCATTGAAAATTGCCATGCTATTTGCTGATAAGTTTAGCGCTGTATACGCAATGAGTCCGGGTGCTTTGCATTTCTCCGAAGAATTCAGATTAGCACATCCGGCTTTTAAAAGAGTTACCCAGCAAACAAATATGGACTCTTTACGCAATGCCGTGCCCTACTACGATTTTGAAAAGTTTCCGTTTTTTGAAATGCTTTACGCAAGTCTTTGCAGAATGTATTCTCCCAATGTAAATGAACCCTTGTTACAGGCCGATCAACCCATAAAATACGTTGATGGCAAAATGGAGGTAAATACTTCAGTACTTAAAAAATGGGAGACAAATTTTCCGATCAATATGATCGATGACCACATAGCAGAGCTGAAGACTTTATCCGCACTAAAAATAGATTGGGGTCGGAATGAAGAGTTTAAACATATACCGCGAACAAATCTCGAATTCAGCAAAAAACTTGAGGCTCTTGGTATTAAGCACTATGCTGAAGAATATATCGGTGATCATGTGAACATGCTCGATGGATTTAATGGAAGGATTTTCACAGAACTGCTTCCCTTCTTCAACGCTTATCTCAATTTTAAACAACATCAAACCGCAAACAATAAATGA